One window of Toxotes jaculatrix isolate fToxJac2 chromosome 19, fToxJac2.pri, whole genome shotgun sequence genomic DNA carries:
- the tdrd6 gene encoding tudor domain-containing 6, with protein MSSILGLPTQGSDVTVLITRVHLHPLCVLVEFWGKFSQERTADYECLAKDIQSPGDTFQEFEGSPGDQCLVQIDGTWYRSRIVSRNGSKYSVFLIDKGMTASTTTSKLAWGKKEHFHLPPEVEFCVLTNVLPLLPENRWSSVALEFLKSLSGKSVKAHVQDVLVPHRTFLLHIPCISKQMYEMGFAKKVPPDVFQDFVLMSLQSSSAAQVSPETQQIYMGARERLHKQELFLYPELPTGTVETVIVTEVTNPQRIFCQLKVFSQELKKLSEQITQCCEGRMTSCIVGPEMIGFPCAARGSDGRWYRSILQQVFPANRVVEVLNVDYGTKQLIQVENVRPLAAEFFRMPVVTYICSLHGIIDKGVGWTTSQIDFLRNLLLCKTVIAKFEYQSISEGVHYVTLYGDENTNINNLFGSKESCLLECEKAHGDYAVCSTAYSRKHPAQPERNQRKMLTPGKTGEEKEGKGGAKKLPADDLTLNSSHVVVVQHVSSPSEFWIQTQNCANELDELMDSIYHLYKDSENKDVEENPTVGLYCAVKAEDGDFYRATVTEVSETQITVFFVDYGNTEVVDKTNIRTLPDEFKKLPRVALKCTLAGVRPKDGRWSQSSTEFFIRAVKDKVLNGHVIGKHEDGYVVQLSDPKAQGERDLSTLMCSSNLAERVETQRQPKARMTIQPAILLPTQHPDARLSKSFLTQNTVGPVSNERRIPTFREHMFPIGSVLDVSVSYIESPNDFWCQLVQNTGHLKLLMHDMQTHYADSEFQPLVETACVARHPDNGMWYRALVIHKHETPNVDVLFVDYGQTETISMYDLRRICPEFLTLHGQAFRCSLLNPVDPTSAINEWNDEAIARFHNFVETAASNFVILKCTIYAVMYSEQKIVFNIVDLETPFESVCTSMVNLVKSVPHKKASGPSFRLDTYYYSTHNVKTGTEEQITVTCVNSVSQFYCQLERNADVMKELKVKVNSLCHQLENVKLPAAFGTLCFARYTDGHWYRGQIKATKPAILVHFVDYGDTIEVDKSDLLPVPREANDIMSVPVQAVVCSLSDVPANVPSEVNSWFETSATESQFRALVVAREPDGKLLVELYHGNTQINSKIKKMFQIEMHTEERVVYRCQKTLEASAKHAQKPTKAFPKEPTEMGDHTQTIKKTTPKPARQIRDETKPASMNLESTPKPLHHVCENGQKVKAGLIQLYRPPHQRRSCGRTPSNVGNDPEPAGAHVKPIKKNLATDSKQLFKSRSPDSESKKGSNVEKLPKLADLPSKSIASGMEADVYVSHCNSPLSFYVQLVREEDEIFSIAERLNGPKTILKTNGIEDVHPGDLVQAEFAGDLSWYRAVVREIHDNTMALVEFVDFGNTAMIPVSKIRRLHKSFLQLPMYSTHCMLSEAAAFEKEEMLDSKVLSAFKEDIGGNGDKKLKCRFIRQSGSVWEVSLKDSGVAVRCKMPTRCSTDGSEIASEKLEQVEGRPAQNSEKLPLNSCSVRYCQPKILEEQQLQVYITTINDDHSFWCQCADSEELDKITSGVSVVGNVVDHIDPGHLSPGSPCIVLFSDDHLWYRAEIVDKNGDKLSVLFVDYGNKSQVNITDVRAMPPDLLAIPPQAFLCELEGFDSSCGSWNSGAVDELSALTTDRLLQLTVTRVTRDEENMKCSVQMECDGQVINEEIKTWWTKSTTENRTDAGGLTTSHEPPLQCDSTVKEAAVPEDQLECPEYQEIDTAVACIHSQRYCSEDQFPDELADPHRADEIKLASGPKTSETPKNSVTLESAESPKEERDQKSSECNLAVGPQKSASIEGLNKVPTMMIYQTEPKDILPCDSGIEEAMLPPLGNKGDQGIFTLSCDTDVGETDKGIEEEDNSVMDTVGPDDLNYLLDENLKEAVAKSEIQSSAEEVNTDNMGSSFDTVIYSDTTKLSKVTIARASSLTSVTAVKMVPRETVRPRESNNLHETTYVISEDLKQIETEIVPSVQHLCDASAEQETEAGDGVLEGPCITSHVKNDSVTEEETMAHCENTYSALIADTDTATSELPICTVPSLDVGNEIDEVACLTDVYTDPDEPSGDGKVISAREDCLSMAAEEMDNSVTEDETSALIKDELYALPSDTEPQTYCPDMSDLVEEVTCLVGNICLTDVCRDQQLQAETEDSEQLVHKPPKQKEDSDDSTCSEETSSSADNSFEFQLSKITHLSLIISNGSADVLPVEQQPEE; from the exons ATGTCTTCAATCCTGGGACTCCCAACACAAGGATCAGATGTAACAGTTCTCATAACCAGGGTCCACTTGCATCCCCTTTGTGTGCTTGTGGAATTCTGGGGAAAATTTAGCCAGGAGAGGACAGCAGATTATGAGTGCCTGGCTAAAGACATTCAGTCTCCAGGAGACACATTTCAAGAGTTTGAAGGAAGTCCTGGTGACCAGTGCTTGGTTCAGATAGATGGTACTTGGTACAGGTCCCGCATAGTCTCAAGAAATGGATCGaaatacagtgtttttctcattgaCAAAGGGATGACGGCTAGCACCACCACAAGTAAGCTGGCTTGGGGTAAGAAGGAGCACTTCCACCTGCCACCTGAAGTGGAATTTTGTGTTCTAACTAATGTGTTACCACTCTTGCCTGAGAACAGATGGTCTTCAGTGGCTCTTGAATTTCTGAAGTCTCTCTCTGGGAAGTCTGTGAAGGCACATGTGCAAGATGTACTGGTGCCCCACAGAACATTTCTGTTGCACATCCCCTGCATATCCAAACAAATGTATGAGATGGGATTTGCCAAGAAGGTGCCTCCAGACGTGTTCCAGGACTTTGTACTCATGTCACTGCAGTCCAGTAGTGCAGCTCAAGTGTCACCAGAGACTCAGCAAATTTACATGGGAGCACGTGAGCGACTGCACAAGCAAGAGCTCTTCTTGTACCCAGAGCTACCAACAGGAACTGTGGAGACCGTAATAGTCACTGAAGTGACAAATCCACAGCGAATTTTTTGCCAGTTGAAGGTCTTCTCACAAGAGCTGAAGAAACTCTCAGAACAAATCACACAGTGCTGTGAGGGCAGAATGACCAGTTGCATTGTAGGTCCAGAAATGATTGGTTTTCCGTGTGCTGCAAGAGGAAGTGATGGCAGATGGTACCGCTCAATCCTACAGCAGGTATTCCCAGCCAACAGAGTGGTGGAAGTGTTGAACGTTGACTATGGAACAAAACAGTTAATTCAAGTGGAGAATGTAAGACCACTGGCCGCAGAATTCTTCAGGATGCCTGTTGTGACTTACATCTGCTCCCTCCATGGAATCATTGACAAAGGGGTTGGATGGACAACCAGCCAGATTGACTTTCTCAGGAACCTTCTTTTGTGCAAGACAGTGATTGCCAAATTTGAGTACCAGAGCATCTCTGAGGGTGTTCACTATGTCACACTCTATGgggatgaaaacacaaacataaacaatttGTTTGGTTCCAAGGAGAGCTGTTTGCTGGAGTGTGAGAAAGCACATGGAGATTATGCCGTATGCAGCACCGCTTACAGCCGCAAGCATCCAGCCCAGCCAGAAAGAAATCAGAGAAAGATGTTAACTCCTGGAAAgactggagaggagaaagaagggaaaggaGGAGCAAAGAAGTTACCAGCAGACGACCTCACCCTGAACTCCTCACATGTTGTAGTTGTTCAGCATGTATCCAGCCCCTCAGAGTTTTGGATCCAAACACAGAACTGTGCAAATGAGTTGGATGAACTGATGGATAGTATTTATCATTTGTACAAAGATTCAGAGAATAAAGATGTGGAGGAAAATCCAACTGTCGGGCTCTACTGTGCTGTCAAGGCAGAGGATGGTGACTTCTACAGAGCGACTGTGACTGAAGTTAGTGAGACACAAATCACAGTGTTCTTTGTTGATTATGGAAACACTGAAGTGGTTGACAAGACTAACATCAGGACCCTCCCTGACGAGTTCAAAAAGCTGCCAAGAGTTGCACTGAAATGCACCCTGGCAGGTGTCAGACCGAAAGATGGGAGATGGAGTCAAAGTTCCACTGAGTTTTTCATCAGAGCAGTCAAAGATAAAGTACTAAATGGGCACGTGATAGGAAAACATGAGGATGGCTATGTCGTCCAACTATCAGATCCCAAAGCTCAGGGAGAAAGAGACCTCAGTACACTGATGTGTAGTTCTAACCTTGCTGAAAGGgttgagacacagagacaaccCAAAGCCAGAATGACCATACAACCTGCCATTCTGCTTCCCACACAGCATCCAGATGCCAGACTCTCAAAGTCTTTCCTGACCCAAAACACTGTTGGCCCTGTCAGCAATGAAAGAAGAATTCCTACATTCAGGGAGCACATGTTCCCCATTGGGAGTGTTCTTGATGTCTCTGTGTCCTACATTGAAAGCCCGAATGACTTCTGGTGCCAACTAGTACAAAATACAGGGCACTTGAAATTGCTAATGCATGACATGCAGACTCATTATGCAGACAGTGAATTTCAGCCTCTTGTAGAAACAGCTTGTGTTGCTCGCCACCCTGATAATGGAATGTGGTACAGGGCCCTTGTAATTCACAAACATGAAACACCTAATGTGGACGTGTTGTTTGTTGATTACGGCCAGACAGAAACCATCTCCATGTATGACCTGAGGAGGATATGCCCAGAATTCCTCACTCTGCATGGTCAAGCTTTTCGATGCAGTCTGTTAAACCCTGTTGACCCCACGTCTGCCATAAATGAGTGGAATGACGAAGCAATAGCAAGATTCCACAATTTTGTGGAAACGGCTGCATCCAACTTTGTGATTTTAAAGTGCACCATATACGCTGTCATGTACAGTGAGCAGAAGATTGTTTTCAACATTGTGGACCTAGAAACTCCCTTTGAGAGTGTCTGCACCAGCATGGTCAATCTTGTCAAAAGTGTACCTCACAAGAAAGCCTCTGGACCATCCTTCCGTCTTGACACATACTACTACTCAACACACAATGTCAAAACTGGGACAGAGGAACAGATCACGGTGACATGTGTAAACAGTGTCAGTCAGTTCTACTGCCAGCTCGAGAGGAATGCTGATGTGATGAAAGAGCTCAAGGTCAAAGTGAACAGTCTCTGCCATCAGCTAGAGAATGTAAAACTCCCAGCAGCATTTGGAACTTTGTGCTTTGCCAGGTACACTGATGGGCACTGGTACAGGGGACAGATCAAAGCCACAAAGCCAGCAATCCTGGTTCACTTTGTGGATTATGGTGACACTATCGAGGTGGACAAATCTGACTTGCTTCCAGTGCCCAGAGAGGCTAATGACATTATGTCTGTGCCTGTGCAAGCAGTTGTGTGTAGCCTCTCTGATGTCCCCGCCAATGTTCCCAGTGAGGTGAACAGCTGGTTTGAGACAAGTGCAACAGAATCTCAATTCCGAGCACTTGTAGTGGCCAGAGAACCTGATGGAAAACTGCTGGTTGAGCTGTATCATGGAAACACTCAGATCAATTCAAAGATCAAAAAGATGTTTCAGATTGAGATGCACACAGAAGAGCGGGTTGTCTACCGATGTCAGAAGACACTTGAAGCCTCAGCAAAACATGCACAAAAGCCTACAAAAGCTTTCCCAAAAGAACCTACAGAAATGGGAGATCACACACAAACTATCAAGAAAACTACCCCAAAACCAGCACGTCAGATAAGAGATGAGACAAAACCTGCCAGCATGAATCTGGAGTCTACACCAAAGCCTTTGCACCACGTTTGTGAAAACGGTCAGAAGGTCAAAGCTGGTCTGATACAGCTGTACAGACCTCCTCACCAAAGACGGTCATGTGGAAGGACACCAAGTAATGTGGGAAATGATCCTGAGCCTGCAGGTGCCCATGTcaaaccaattaaaaaaaaccttgccACAGACTCTAAACAGCTGTTCAAGTCCAGATCACCTGATTCAGAATCTAAGAAGGGAAGCAATGTTGAAAAACTACCCAAGCTTGCAGACCTGCCATCAAAATCGATCGCATCAGGTATGGAAGCAGATGTATATGTCTCACACTGCAACAGCCCATTGAGTTTTTACGTTCAACTtgtcagagaggaggatgaaataTTCTCCATTGCTGAAAGGCTCAATGGTCCCAAAACAATCCTGAAAACGAATGGCATCGAAGATGTACATCCAGGTGACCTTGTTCAAGCAGAGTTTGCAGGAGATTTGTCATGGTACCGAGCAGTTGTCAGAGAAATCCATGACAACACAATGGCTCTTGTTGAGTTTGTTGATTTTGGAAATACAGCAATGATACCAGTTTCCAAGATTCGCAGGCTCCATAAGTCTTTCTTGCAGCTACCCATGTACAGCACACACTGCATGCTGAGCGAAGCTGCAGCTtttgaaaaagaggaaatgctTGATTCAAAAGTGTTGTCAGCTTTCAAAGAAGACATTGGTGGTAATGGAGACAAGAAGCTCAAGTGCCGGTTCATCAGGCAGTCAGGATCTGTGTGGGAAGTCAGTCTGAAAGACAGTGGTGTGGCCGTCAGATGTAAAATGCCTACTAGATGTTCAACTGATGGTTCTGAAATCGCCTCAGAGAAACTTGAACAAGTTGAGGGAAGACCTGCCCAGAACTCAGAGAAACTGCCACTTAATTCCTGTTCTGTACGTTACTGTCAACCAAAGATTTTAGAGGAACAGCAGTTGCAGGTCTACATCACAACTATAAATGACGATCATTCCTTCTGGTGTCAGTGTGCTGACTCCGAAGAACTTGACAAGATAACATCAGGTGTCTCAGTAGTTGGGAATGTAGTTGATCATATTGACCCAGGACATCTCTCCCCTGGCAGCCCATGCATTGTTCTCTTTTCGGATGATCACCTTTGGTACCGTGCAGAGATTGTTGACAAAAATGGAGATAAACTTTCTGTTCTCTTTGTGGACTATGGAAATAAGTCCCAAGTCAACATTACAGATGTGAGGGCAATGCCTCCTGACTTGCTGGCAATTCCTCCACAGGCGTTTTTATGTGAGCTTGAAGGCTTTGATTCTTCATGTGGATCTTGGAACAGTGGTGCAGTGGATGAGCTGTCTGCACTTACAACAGACAGGTTGTTACAGCTGACTGTCACTAGAGTAAcaagagatgaagaaaacatgaaatgttCTGTGCAGATGGAATGTGATGGCCAGGTGATAAATGAAGAGATCAAAACCTGGTGGACGAAGtctacaacagaaaacagaactgaTGCAGGTGGACTGACCACTTCACATGAACCACCACTGCAGTGTGACTCAACTGTGAAAGAGGCTGCAGTACCTGAGGATCAACTAGAGTGTCCTGAATACCAAGAAATAGATACTGCTGTTGCTTGCATTCACTCTCAGCGTTACTGTAGTGAAGATCAGTTCCCTGATGAGCTTGCTGACCCTCACAGAGCAGATGAGATCAAACTAGCAAGCGGACCAAAGACCAGTGAAACCCCTAAAAATTCTGTTACTTTGGAATCTGCTGAATCTCCAAAAGAAGAGAGGGATCAGAAATCGTCAGAATGTAATTTGGCTGTGGGACCTCAAAAAAGTGCTTCCATTGAAGGATTGAACAAAGTCCCCACTATGATGATATATCAGACTGAACCCAAAGACATTTTGCCATGTGACAGTGGCATAGAAGAAGCCATGTTACCTCCTCTTGGTAACAAAGGTGACCAAGGTATTTTCACCTTGAGCTGTGACACAGATGTGGGCGAAACTGACAAAGGCATTGAAGAGGAGGATAATTCAGTGATGGACACTGTTGGGCCAGATGACTTAAATTATCTATTGGACGAGAACCTTAAGGAAGCTGTGGCTAAGTCAGAGATTCAGTCTTCAGCTGAAGAGGTGAATACTGACAACATGGGGAGCAGCTTTGACACAGTCATTTATTCTG ATACAACTAAGCTCAGCAAGGTTACCATTGCAAGAGCCAGTTCTCTTACCAGTGTGACAGCAGTGAAAATG GTTCCACGTGAAACTGTTCGTCCGAGGGAGAGCAATAATCTGCATGAGACAACTTATGTGATTTCCGAAGACTTAAAGCAG ATTGAGACTGAAATAGTGCCTTCTGTGCAGCACTTGTGTG ATGCTTCTGCAGAGCAGGAAACTGAAGCTGGAGATGGTGTCCTGGAGGGGCCATGCATTACCTCACATGTTAAG AATGACTCTGTAACTGAAGAGGAGACCATGGCTCATTGTGAGAATACATATTCCG CCCTGAtagctgacactgacacagcaaCCAGTGAGCTACCAATCTGCACAGTTCCATCTCTGGATGTG GGTAATGAGATTGACGAGGTGGCTTGTTTAACAGATGTCTACACAG ATCCAGATGAGCCAAGTGGTGATGGCAAAGTCATCAGTGCAAGAGAGGATTGTCTCAGTATGGCAGCAGAGGAAATG GATAACTCAGTGACTGAAGACGAGACCTCAGCTCTCATCAAAGATGAACTCTATG ctctgCCATCTGACACTGAGCCACAAACCTACTGTCCAGATATG AGTGACCTGGTGGAGGAGGTGACCTGTCTTGTTGGAAATATCTGTTTGACGGACGTGTGCAGAG ACCAACAACTTCAGGCTGAAACAGAGGACAGTGAGCAGCTGGTGCATAAACCACCCAAACAAAAAGAG GATTCTGATGACAGCACATGTTCAGAGGAAACGTCATCTTCTGCTGACAACAGTTTTG AGTTCCAGCTGTCAAAGATAACCCACCTCTCTCTGATAATCAGTAATGGTTCTGCCGATGTTCTGCCTGTTGAGCAGCAGCCGGAGGAGTAG
- the pla2g7 gene encoding platelet-activating factor acetylhydrolase, translated as MFSHGGFVQLLVKRIYEWARTDQRRYTLSFFTMGNTCSNHLGIPPAKGPNAVGCTDFMMDHTAQGSFFRLYYPCQETEKAEKPDWVPCREYFNGLADFMKINRTLSERIFNYFFGSFKIPAYLDAPFKSNGKCPVVIFSHGLGAFRTLYSAICAELASQGFIVASVEHRDQSASATFYFREKTESEKANEKVPKPSDSVQDNLVKEWMYYRTLQHGESEFPLRNKQVKQRADECILALDKLTEINSGIQVQNVLQTKFDWGTLENSMDLCRIAAMGHSFGGATVIEALCKEVKFKCGIALDAWMFPLDDQSFHRVKQPIFFINSEKFQWAGNISRMRKLDSAIIQRKMITIRGTVHQSFPDFTFLTGNWIGKLMKLKGEIDPEIAIDLSNKATLAFLQRHLGLEKNFNQWDPLIDGEDDNLIQGTNVTLLQSAI; from the exons ATGTTTTCTCATGGAGGATTTGTACAGTTATTAGTCAAGAGGATTTACGAGTGGGCAAGGACAG ACCAGAGGAGGTACACGCTAAGTTTCTTCACCATGGGGAACACCTGCAGTAATCACCTTGGGATCCCTCCAGCCAAAGGCCCCAATGCTGTGGGATGCACGGACTTCATGATGGACCACACTGCTCAG GGCAGCTTCTTCCGGCTCTACTATCCTTGCCAAGAgactgaaaaagcagaaaaaccaGACTGGGTCCCCTGCAGGGAGTATTTTAATGGTCTGGCAGATTTCATGAAAATCAACAGGACTCTCAGTGAAAGGATTTTCAACTACTTCTTTG GGTCCTTTAAGATCCCAGCTTACTTGGATGCTCCGTTCAAATCAAATGGAAAATGTCCTGTAGTTATCTTCTCCCATGGCTTAGGAGCCTTTAg GACTTTGTATTCAGCTATATGTGCAGAACTGGCCTCTCAGGGTTTCATTGTGGCGTCTGTGGAGCACAG AGACCAGTCAGCCTCAGCCACGTTTTATTTCCGAGAGAAGACGGAGTCAGAGAAGGCAAATGAGAAAGTGCCTAAACCATCTGACTCAGTCCAAGACAACTTGGTAAAAGAGTGGATGTACTACAGAACCCTGCAGCACGGAGAGAGTGAATTCCCCCTCAGAAATAAACAG GTGAAGCAGAGAGCAGACGAATGCATTCTGGCTCTGGATAAACTCACCGAAATCAACTCAGGGATACAAGTGCAAAATGTTTTGCAAACAAAGTTTGACTGGGGGACGCTGGAG AACTCCATGGATCTGTGTAGGATAGCAGCGATGGGGCATTCCTTTGGAGGAGCGACAGTGATTGAAGCTCTGTGCAAAGAGGTTAAATTCAA GTGTGGCATAGCGCTGGACGCGTGGATGTTTCCTTTAGATGACCAGTCCTTTCATCGCGTGAAGCAGCCGATCTTCTTCATCAACTCAGAGAAGTTTCAGTGGGCGGGGAACATCAGCCGCATGAGGAAGCTGGACTCAGCCATCATACAGAGGAAAATGATCACAATCAG AGGCACAGTCCACCAGAGTTTCCCAGACTTCACCTTCCTGACAGGCAACTGGATTGGTAAACTGATGAAGCTGAAGGGAGAGATCGACCCAGAGATCGCCATAGACCTCTCCAACAAAGCAACACTTGCCTTTCTGCAGCGCCATCTTG GTCTGGAGAAGAACTTTAATCAGTGGGACCCTCTGATCGACGGGGAGGACGATAACCTCATCCAAGGAACTAATGTTACTTTGCTTCAGTCTGCCATCTGA
- the sf3b6 gene encoding splicing factor 3B subunit 6, translating into MAMQAAKRANIRLPPEVNRILYVRNLPYKITAEEMYDIFGKYGPIRQIRTGNTPETRGTAYVVYEDIFDAKNACDHLSGFNVCNRYLVVLYYNANRAFQKMDTKKKEEQLKLLKEKYGINTDPPK; encoded by the exons ATGGCTATGCAAGCAGCGAAACGAGCTAAT ATACGATTACCTCCTGAGGTGAACAGAATCCTGTATGTTAGGAACCTTCCTTACAAGATCACAGCTGAGGAAATGTATGATATCTTTGGGAAATATGGACCAATACGTCAAATCAGAAC AGGGAACacacctgaaacaagaggaaCAGCCTACGTAGTGTATGAAGACATCTTTGATGCCAAGAACGCCTGTGACCACTTGTCAGGCTTCAACGTCTGCAACCGTTACCTGGTGGTTCTCTACTACAATGCAAACAGA GCTTTCCAGAAGATGgacacaaagaagaaagaggagcagctgaagcttCTAAAAGAGAAATACGGCATCAACACAGACCCTCCAAAGTAG
- the ints9 gene encoding integrator complex subunit 9 codes for MKLYCLSGHPTLPCNVLKFKSTTIMLDCGLDTTSVLNFLPLPLVHSPRLSKLPGWVSKDGTVSLEKELKECAGRVFVDSQPEFCLPERELLDLSTIDVILISNYHCMMALPYITEHTGFTGTVYATEPTLQIGRLLMEELVNFMERVPKAQSATRWKNKEIQRSLPGPLKDAVDVWTWKRCYSMQEVNSALSKVQLVGYSQKVELFGAVQISPLSSGYSLGSSNWIIQSHHEKVSYVSGSSLLTTHPQPMDQSSLKNSDVLILTGLTQMPTANPDGMLGEFCSNLAMTIRAGGNVLVPCYSSGVIYDLLECLYQFIESASLGTTPFYFISPVANSSLEFSQIFAEWLCHNKQTKVYLPEPPFPHAELIQTNKLKHYPSIHGDFSSEFRQPCVVFTGHPSLRFGDVVHFMELWGKSSLNTIIFTEPDFSYLDALAPYQPLAMKCVYCPIDTRLNFHQVSKLLKEVQPLHVVCPEQYTQPPLTQSHRSDLMLELQPPPMPYRRCSVLNLPFRRRYERVYILPELANSLVPSEIKPGVSVATVSAVLHSKDNKHTLQSVPKPPPVPPSKKRKRVMEEPPVVLAPKPLLSGAVPLEAFLATLQKHGITEVKVEETADGHILHLQAEDTLIQLEEDGTHIVCDNNEPLRTTLRDLVLRFLQKL; via the exons atgaaattg TACTGTCTGTCTGGTCATCCTACATTGCCCTGCAATGTCCTCAAGTTcaaatccaccaccatcatgTTGGACTGTGGACTGGACACCACCTCTGTCCTCAACTTCTTGCCCCTTCCTCTAGTGCACAG CCCAAGACTATCCAAGCTGCCTGGCTGGGTCTCTAAGGATGGAACTGTAAGCTTGGAGAAG GAGCTGAAGGAGTGTGCAGGAAGGGTGTTTGTGGACTCACAGCCTGAGTTCTGTCTCCCTGAG AGAGAACTGCTGGATCTGTCTACCATTGATGTCATCCTGATCTCCAACTACCACTGTATGATGGCCCTGCCGTACATCACTGAACACACAGGTTTCACAGGGACAGTTTATGCCACAGAACCCACCCTGCAGATTGGCAG GCTACTGATGGAAGAGTTAGTGAACTTCATGGAGAGAGTTCCCAAAGCCCAGTCTGCCACCCGCTGGAAAAATAAGGAAATACAAAG GAGTCTTCCAGGCCCACTGAAGGATGCGGTGGATGTGTGGACGTGGAAGCGATGCTACAGTATGCAGGAGGTGAACTCTGCCCTCAGCAAAGTGCAACTTGTGGGTTATTCACAGAAAGTG GAGTTGTTTGGAGCTGTACAGATTTCCCCCTTAAGTTCTGGCTACTCGTTGGGAAGCTCGAACTGGATTATTCAGTCTCATCATGAGAAAGTGTCGTATGTGTCAGGTTCATCCCTGCTCACCACACATCCACAG ccGATGGACCAGAGTTCCCTGAAGAACAGTGATGTTCTGATTCTGACAGGCCTCACCCAGATGCCCACCGCCAACCCAGACGGCATGCTGGGAGAATTCTGCAGTAATCTGG CCATGACCATTCGTGCAGGAGGCAATGTGCTGGTGCCGTGTTACTCGTCAGGAGTGATATACGACCTGCTGGAGTGTCTGTACCAGTTCATTGAGAGTGCCAGTCTGGGGACCACACCCTTCTACTTCATCTCACCCGTCGCCAACAGCTCGCTGGAGTTCTCTCAGATCTTTGCTGAGTG gCTTTGTCATAACAAGCAAACAAAGGTGTATCTCCCAGAGCCTCCGTTTCCTCATGCAGAG CTGATCCAAACCAACAAGCTGAAGCACTATCCCAGTATTCACGGAGACTTCAGCAGTGAGTTCCGTCAGCCGTGTGTGGTTTTCACCGGTCACCCCTCTCTGCGATTTGGGGACGTGGTTCACTTCATGGAGCTGTGGGGCAAATCCAGCCTCAACACCATCATCTTTACTG AGCCAGACTTCTCCTACCTTGATGCCCTGGCTCCCTACCAGCCTCTGGCTATGAAGTGTGTTTACTGTCCCATTGACACACGGCTCAACTTCCACCAAGTATCAAAGCTGCTCAAGGAAGTCCAG CCTCTCCATGTGGTGTGTCCAGAGCAGTACACCCAGCCTCCACTCACCCAGTCCCACCGCTCTGATCTGATGCTGGAGCTGCAGCCCCCTCCTATGCCCTACAGACGCTGCTCTGTACTCAACCTGCCCTTCAGACGCCGCTATGAACGTGTCTACATACTGCCTGAG CTGGCCAACTCCCTGGTGCCCTCTGAGATTAAACCTGGCGTCTCCGTGGCAACTGTGTCTGCCGTGCTACACTCCAAGGACAACAAGCACACACTGCAG TCGGTGCCCAAACCCCCACCGGTGCCCCCCAGCAAGAAGAGGAAGCGAGTTATGGAGGAGCCACCAGTGGTGCTGGCCCCCAAGCCCCTTCTGAGTGGAGCTGTGCCACTGGAAGCTTTCCTGGCCACGTTACAAAAG CATGGAATCACAGAGGTGAAAGTGGAGGAGACAGCAGACGGACACATCCTGCACCTACAGGCAGAGGACACCCTGAttcagctggaggaggacgGGACGCACATCGTCTGTGACAACAACGAGCCGCTGCGTACCACACTGAGGGACCTGGTGCTGCGCTTCCTGCAGAAACTCTGA